The Pirellulales bacterium DNA window AGACGGGCCACATGACCGTGGCCCTGATTGCATATCGCCGGTTGTCCACCGAACAGAAACGGCACATTGCCGAGATCCTCAAGGCGCATCCGCATTACGAGTCGTTGCTCTTGGACAGCAAGCCCGACGACGTGGACGCGGCGGAGTGGGTCTTCATGCGGGCCGCGGTTTGGCCCGATTTGGTGCGGCCGGACCGCTCGGGAAACAAGCCTGAATCGATCACCAAGTATCATCATGGCCCTTGGCATTACGTCGATTTCCCGTTCGTGGCCCCGAAAGACAAGGATACGATCGACGCCGCGCAGCTCAAACCGAACGATCCGAGCCTGCTCACGGCGCTGCCGGATTGCGTCTTGAAATTCAGCCACTCCGACAGCACAAACGAGGAGAAGGCGATCAATCTTTGCTGGATTCTCCACTTGGTCGGCGACGTGCATCAGCCGCTGCATTGCATCTCGCTCTACAACGACGAAAATCGCCGCGGCGATATGGGAGGCAACGCGTTGGCCGTGCGATCCCACGGCACTCCGACCGGCTTGCACGCCTATTGGGATGATCTGCTCGGCACGGGGACGACTTACGTGGCGATCGATCAGATCGCGACCACGATCACGGCCTCTTCGGTCCACGATCCGGACAAAATGCCGGAACTGAAAAAGCACCCAACCGTCGCCTCGTGGGCCGCCGAGAGCCACGAACTGGCCGTGGCGCTTGCGTATCTCAACGGCAAACTGAAGACAGCGAGCTGGCGCGGCTGGGAAAACCGCGAGATTCAGTTGGACGACATCCCCGAGTTGCCGGAGGGCTACGAGGCGAATGCCCGCGAAGTGGCCTGTCGCCGGGTCGCTCTGGCCGGATATCGCTTGGCGGATCTACTGAGTCAGTCGATGAGATAACGGACGTCAATACTGCCGGTCGTCGCGGGCGAAGTAGATATTCAGAAGCGTGTTGCGCACGCCGCAGCCTTCTGGGAGCGATTCGCGGCCGTGCCAGCTTTTCTTGTTCCACGAGTTCGAGACGGCGAATGCGTAGCCGCTGTTGGGCTGGAAGGCGAATTGCTTGACCTTCTCGAATCGGCCGTGCCACGAATATAGCCCCTTGAGCGAGGTCAGCCGTCGCTGGTAGAGAGCCGTGCCCAGCTCGAGCTGCGAGCGGTCGCGCGGCAGGTAGAATTGCATCGTGACGATCTTCGCCCGCCCGTCCGGATGCGGGGCGATTTCGTAGCCGTCCAGATCGCGGAACAGCGACGGTTTGCAATAGGAAACAATCTTGCTCACCTCCTCGCGCTTCACGCCAAATCGCGCCGATAGATCGGTCGCCAACTTTTGAAACACGAGCGACTTGAGTTCCGGCGCCGCGAGCGCCTTGGCGATTCCTTCCCAAAGTTCGCGCTGGCGGACCGGCAACGTGGCTAGGTGCTGCTCGTCGAGCGATATGACGTCGCGGGTGCTCACACCGTCGCGATTGTGATAATTCTCCACGGAGAGCGGTTTGTAGGCCGCCGGGTCCGGCAGGTGCTCCATCATTTCCGCGTAGATATCGTCGGGAAAGAAGTTCTCCACGTAGAAATGCGAGAACGGCTCATCGACGGCTGGCGTCGCCCGCAGCGCGTGCAGCATGTGGTCGAGCACGTAATTGCGAATCCCTTGGCAGGAGCTGACCGTGGCCATCTCGATGGTCTCCGTGGCTGGCGAATCGGGCGAATTTGAGCGTGCGGATTCAACCGAAAACCCCGCCGCGGGTCAAGGTCAATGGCCACCGTGCTGGCATCTCGGCGCATTTCGCAAGTTATGAGCGATAACAGACATACCGCGATCCACTCGTCCCGCATATACTCGGCTGTTATGAAGATCGCGTATCTCGATTGTCCGAGCGGAATCAGCGGCGATATGACGCTGGCCGCCCTGATCGATGCCGGCGTCGATCTGGCCGAAATTCAAGCCGGGATCGATTCACTCGGGGTCGCGGATTGCCGGATCGTGGCCACCGAAGTCAAGCGGAAAGGGTTTCGCGCGCTGCACGTTGCGGTCGAGCATCCCCCCGAGCACGCCCATCGCCACCTGCATCACATCACGGCGATGATCGACCGCAGCCGACTAACCGATCGCCAAAAGGAAACGGCGCGAAGAATCTTCACGCGACTGGGCGAGGCCGAGGCGAAAGTCCACGGCACGACGATCGAGAAGGTCCATTTTCACGAGGTGGGAGCGGTCGATTCGATTGTCGATATCGTCGGCGCCGCCATCGGTTGGGAACTGCTCGGCGTCGAGCGAATTGTCGCCTCGCCGATCCCCACTGGCCGAGGTTTTGTCACGATCGCGCACGGCCGATGCAGCATCCCCGCCCCGGCGACCGCCGAATTGCTGGCCGGTGTTCCGCTGGCCGCCAGCGAAGTGGAAGCGGAACTGACCACCCCGACCGGAGCCGCCATCCTGGCAACGCTCGTCGAGAGCTTCGGCTCAATTCCGCCGATGCGAATCTCGCGGATCGGCTGCGGCGCCGGGAGCCGCGAGCTAACCGAGCAACCGAATGTTCTGCGGCTAATGGTCGGAACCTCGGCGGACGACGCGGCGACGCTCGAACAGATTTGGGTCGTCGAGACGAACCTCGACGATGCCAGCGGCGAATTAATCGGCTACTGCACTACCAGGCTCTGGGAAGCCGGGGCGCTCGATGTCTATACGACCGCCATCCAGATGAAGAAGAATCGGCCAGGTGTGATGCTGAGCGTCTTATGCAGTGCCGCCGACATCGAGCGGGTCGAGGCGGTGCTGTTCCGCGAGACGACCACGCTCGGCGTTCGCCGCTGGCCGGTGAGCCGCCGGAAGCTGGATCGCCGGCGACATGAAGTGATCACCGCGTGGGGCCCGATCGACGGCGTGCTGGCCCTGATGCCGGGGCACCCGCCCAGTTTTTCTCCCGAGTTCGAAACGTGTCGGCGCGTGGCCGCGGAAAAGAATCTGCCGTTGCGAGTGGTGATCGAGGCGGCACAAAAGGCGTTCGACCCTGGCGCAATTTAAAGGAGCCAGTTGCACATGGACGTGCTCGCGGAATCGGCCGGCGGCCCCAGCGGCGCTCAACTGATATTCCTCCTAGGACTCGGGCTGGTGATCGTGGTTCTGTTGGTGCGCTCGCGGCGTTATTTTCGCCAGGTCACGCAGTACCAAGTTCCCACCGCGCGGCCCGTTAGAAAGTCGGAACCAATTAAGACTTCGTCGGTGCCTCCGCCCGACCATGAAAAATGGGAGGTCGCGATGCACGAATTGGCCCGCGAACTCTCGGGCCAATTGGATAGCAAGATTCGCGTGCTCGAATTGTTGATCCGCGAGGCGAATGAGGCCGCGGCACGCCTCGAAGCCGCGGTCGGCAGGACGACAAGTACGAAGCACGAAGTACGAAGTACGAAAGACGAAGTCCTTAATCACGGCTATCGTGCCGTGCCGAACTCGGAAACGCCGCACAACTCGCCGGCAGCGCCGCGTGAAATCGCAGCCTTCAAATCATCGAAACCGTCTTCAAAGCCGTTCAAAATCGCTGGCAATCCGCGGTTCGAGCGGGTCTATGCCTTGGCCGACGCCGGAATGTCGCCTTCCGCGATCGCCAACCAAATCGGCAGCCAGGTCGGAGAAGTCGAACTGATCCTCAGCCTCCGAACGGGTCCGGCGGCATAATCGTCGTCCTCGGCTACCGCCCTGGCACACTGCCTTTTCTTCGCACTACAATGGAGTGAGTAGCGGGACGGTCGATCTCTAGGGGGAGGCGGCGATGAGCAGCATTCTTATCGCGGAAGATAGCCCGACCCAGGCGATTCAGATCAAGCATCTTTTAATCACCGCGGGGTTCCGCGTGGAGGCGGTTCCCGACGGGATTGAAGCGCTGGCTGCGATCGAGCGGAGTCCACCCGATCTGGTGTTGACCGATCTCGACATGCCGCGGATGAACGGTCTGGAACTCGTCGAGGCGGTGCATCGACGATTTCCGCGAGTTCCCGTCATTCTCATGACGGCCTTCGGCAGCGACGAAGTGGCGGCTCGTGCGCTCGAGGCCGGCGCGGCCAGCTACGTTCCGAAACGGAATCTCGAGAAGGACCTGCTCGAGACGATTCGCGATTTGTTGGCGGTCGTCGAGGCGGATCGCGAACAGGCGCGGTTGTCGGAGTTTCTCATCGAGTATGAGACCCGCTTTGAACTAGGCAATGACTTGGCGGCGATTGCCCCGATCGTGGCGCATGTGCAGGCCGACATGGCCGAACTTAAACTGGTCGACGAGACCGAGCGAACCCGGGTCGGAATTGCCTTGGAAGCGGCCCTGCGCAGTGCCCTGCATCGCGGCAATCCGGCATGGATCGAGACCCGGCTGGCGCGCGACGAAGCAGTTTTCGTCGTTGGGCATGAGGGGCCGGGCTATGATTCCACGAAGTTGCTGGGTGGCAATGACACGGCCCGCCTCGGGTCTGAAGCCGATGACGGTTGGCTGCTCGTGAAGAGCTTCATGGACCGAGTAACGCTCAGCGCCGACGGCACGCAAGTCACGCTGATCAAACGCGCGGCGAGGTGACGAAATGCACAATCCGGCGTTGCTCCGCAGGGCACTGGTCGTGGACGACAGCCCGACACAGGCGATGGACCTCCGTCAACGGCTGGTCCGCGGAGGATTCCAGGTGACCGTGGTTCCCAATGGAAACGAAGCGCTCAAGGCCGTCGAGCGCCAGCCACCCGACGTGGTGCTGACGGACCTCGTGATGCCCGAGATGGACGGCCTGGAACTTGTCCGGCGCCTGCGAGGGAATCACCCGGGACTGCCAATCATCCTGATGACTGCCGCCGGGAGTGAAGAGACGACGGTGACGGCCTTGCGGATCGGCGCAGCCGGTTATGTCGCCAAGAAGAACCTCGGTCGCGATCTGTTTCGCACTTTGGAGAATGTTTTGGTCCATTCGCGGGCAGCCACCGCCGCCGAGCGCGCCGCGCGGCATCTCACTCGCACACGCTCGCGCTTCGTGCTGGGCAACGATTGCGCACTGCTTTCGCCGCTAATCGGCCGCCTTCAAAATAATCTGAGCCGTTTTCATCTCTTTGACGAGACCGAACAGACGCAGATCGGGATGGCCCTGCGCGAGGCAGTGGCCAACGCGATGGAGCATGGCAACCTCGAAGCCAACTCGCAATTGCGCGAGGATGACGAGACGGTCTACCATCGGCTGCTCGACGAACGGCGGCGGGAATCCCCGTATCGCGAACGGCGCGTGTTCGTCGTGGCCGAGGAATCGCGTGGCGGCGTATGGTATTCAATTCGCGATGAGGGACCGGGCTTCAATCCGGCCCTTTTGCCCGACCCGACCGATCCGGCCAACTTGGAACGCGTCAGCGGCCGCGGCCTGCTCCTAATCCACGCCTTCATGGACGAGGTTCGCCACAATTCGACGGGAAATGAAATCACGATGGTGAAACGCGTGGCTGTGTTGAACGAGGCCTGAAAGGCATGAATCAAGGCCGGAGAGAAGCATGGGTTTCGAGCGCGCGGTTGAGCCGGTCAATTTCGACCTCGAGAGACGCGAACTGCTCGGCGGCATGCGATAGATCGCCCGACGTTCCCGACGATTCGAGTTGCTTGGCCGTTTCACACGCCGGATGGGCGCCGAACACTCCCGCGGCGCCTTTCAGGGTATGGGCGGCGCGGCGAACGGAAGCGGCGTCGGTCGCTTCGATCGCCTCGCGAAGTTGAGTCAATAGCGTTCGCGATTCGGCGCGGAAAGCGTCAGCGAGTTCCTCGAGCAGCGCGCGGTCGCCGCCGACCTTCCGCAGAGCATCTGTCGCACTGAAGGTGCTCTTAGCGAGTTGGCCTTCGTCGGGAATGCGTGGACGGGTTTTTGGAAAGTGCGACGGGCCCGGCTGGAATGAATGAACGTCCGACTTGAGATTCGAGGTTTTCGACTCGCGCGGCGGCGTATCGGATGGGAGTTCCGTTTTCTTGGCGAATTCCTCCAGGGCAGCCAGCAGTTCCTCGCTTCGGATCGGTTTGGCGACGTAGCCGTCCATGCCGGCGGCAAGGCATTGCTCGCGGTCTCCTTTCATCGCATGGGCGGTCATCGCGATGATCGGAACGTGCCCGCCGGTTTGACGCTCCCGCGCGCGAATCGCTGCCGTCGCTTCCAGCCCGTCCATCACCGGCATCTGCACGTCCATCAACACGATATCAAACGCATCGGTCTTGAGGCGATCAACCGCTATCCGGCCATTGTCGGCCACGGTAATCGTATGACCGGCCCGCCCGAGCAGGGCCACTGCTAGTTTTTGATTTACGACGCTGTCTTCGACCAGCAAGATGCGTTGTGGGCCAATTGTTCGCCGCCGGCTTGTCAACAGGGCCTCAGTGGGCCCTTCGTCCGTCGGACTGATCCGGAGCCCCGCGACGATCGCATCGAACAGCTCGGATTGTTTGATCGGCTTCATCAAGTAGGCCGAAATGCCGGCTTCCTCGCAACGGCTGATGTCGCCGGGCTTATCGCTGGAGCTGATCATCAAAATCACTGCGCTCGCCAATTGCGGCTCCTGCCGGACGCACTCGGAGAGGGCAAAGCCGTCGGCATCGGGCATGTGGCAGTCGGCGAGGACCACAAGATACGGATCGGCCACGGCCACCGCCGCCCGCATCATTGCCAGCGCTTCGTCAGCGCCGGCGGCAAGGTCGGGGCGCATTTCCCAGTTGGTCAGAATCTCCGCGAGGATCGTCCGGTTGGTGGCGTTGTCGTCGACGACCAGTATCCGCATCTGGCGGAGGGTTGTCGCGCGCGTCGTCTCGGGCTCGGCGGAATCTGACGCGGCAACGGTCACGGGCACGGTGAAATGGAATGTACTGCCGCGTCCCAATTCGCTTTCAAGCCAAATCCGCCCCCCCATCAATTCGACGAGTCGAGTGGAAATGGCCAAACCCAGGCCGGTGCCGCCGTAGCGACGCGTCGTCGAGCTGTCGGCCTGTTCGAAGGCCTCGAACACGGCGGCCTGCTTTTCCGCGGCGATGCCGATTCCGGTGTCGCGGACCGAGCAATGAAGAGTGCTGGTTCCGTCTCCTGTGCAAACGTTGACGACGATTTCTCCATGCTCCGTGAATTTGATCGCGTTGCCGACGAGGTTCACCACCACCTGCCGAAGTCGGATCGGATCGGCGATCAGCCGCTCGGGAACACGGGGCTCGACGCGGCAAGCCAATTCCAATCGTTTGCTGTGGGCGCGAAACGCCAGCGACCGCATGGCGTCCCCGAGTCGATCGCGGAGATTGAACGGGATCGGATCGAGTTCGAGCTTTCCCGCTTCGATCTTGGAGAAATCGAGAACGTCGTTGATCACCCCCAGCAGCGACTCACCCGCCTCGTAAACCATATTGAGATACTGGCGTTGCTCCGCGTTCAGTTGAGTGCCGAGCACTAGTTCGGTCATGCCGAGCACGGCGTTGAGCGGCGTGCGGATTTCGTGGCTCATATTGGCCAAGAACGAGCTTTTTGCCAAGTTCGCCGCTTCGGCGGCCTCCTTGGCCTCGCGCAGCGCCTGCTGGGCGCGCTGGCTCAATTCCTCCGCCCGCTTGCTGGCCGTGACATCGTGCGAGATGCCGAATGTGCCGATAATTCGGCCGTCTTTCGAGCGCAGTGGGAGCTTGGAGGTCGAGACCCAAGTCGCGCTGCCATCCGGCCAGGTCTCCTTCTCCACCTTTTTGATGATCGGCAGTTCGCCACGCACCAGTTGCTGTTCGTCGCCGAGCGCTTGCTGTGCGTGCTCCTCGGTGAAAAAGTCGTAGTCGGTTTTGCCGACCGCGTGCTGCGGGTCGCTCAGACCAAACTTCACCGTGTGCGAGCGGCTGATCCGCAAAAACCGGCTCTGTTCGTCCTTGAAATAAATATGATCGGGCAGGTTGTCCATCAGCGTCTGCAACAGATGCCGTTCCTCCTCGAGCGTCTGTTCGATGCGGCGATGCTCCTCGTCGTTGCGGTTGAGCCAATGGGCCGTGTACCAGACGAACGCCACGACGATGGTCGCCGTGAACAGCACGAGCAGTGAAGTTCCCAGCGGCCCCGGAAGAACGCCGCGGAGCGACTCCGAACCGAACGCCCAACCCGCCATGGCGAGCACGCCAATCGACGCGGCCACCGCCGCCCAAAGGCCAGCGGATCGTCGAACAAACAGCCAAGACTGCCGGCTCCGGAACCTGCTCAAAGTTCAACTCCTCTTCACGTACGACGTGCGGCGGAGAGACCTCAATCGCTAGTATCCAGTGTATTCCGCCTCGAAGCAGGCGCAAAGCGGCGATCGCGAGCCGAGTCGGAGTTTAGATCCCAGCGGGCGAAACGGCAGCCACCGCGGCTGAGCGAGCCGAAGCGCTACCAACTGCGGCAACAGCGGCTCAATCAGTTGCAGCTTGTCGCGCCAGGCCTCGCCTTGCCGAATGCCCATCGACAGCGCGTCCCCCTCGCAGATCACATCCAATCGGCAAGGGGGAGCGCCGCATTCGGAATCGTTAGAAACTGCGGTCGTATTCAATCGTTCGACACGCTATTGACTTCGCCACCGCCGCCCGCGAAAGAGCTTTTATCGACTCACAGGTTGCGCGGCGGCAGGTTTAACCGGAACCGATTCGATTCTTGTCGCTGGCATGCTCCGCGCATGCGACTCCACGGCCCGCCGCGAGAAATACAACAGCGGCATCGACATCAGGGGCAGCGTCTCGAATTCCATCGGCAATGTTCCCTGCCGCACAACGAGCAGCCCGTCCTTCGTCATCGACGCCGTGCTGACGGAAGGGGCCAGATGCGGCAGGATCGCGGCAGCCGAGGGGAGGATCGACGCGTCGAGCTGAATTCCTTCGCGTTGTGACTCGGACGAGATGGCGTCGAACGCGAACTGCACGAGCGGATACAACGTGCGCAGCATCGTGGCAGTGTCTACATATGCGATATGAATCGGCCGCTCTTGTCCCTCGAACAGATGGGCCACGTCCGGCACGTCGGCCAACGATTTCGCGCCCGCCGGCCGGGAGAGGTGGGCCTTGATCGTTTGCGGTGACAGCGAAACGATCAGTTCCTTGTCGGTGATGCACCACGCCGGCGCAATCGGCATCGGCCTGCCGACGAAGTTGATAAAGTGAACCTGATTGCCGCGGAATTCGAAGTCGGCAATCGTCGATTCGGGGCGCGGCCCAGGGAAATTCGGGCCGCCACGAGCCGGTCCGATAGCCGCATTGGCGATAGCCCTCAACCGCTCCTCCGCCTTCACCAGGCGTTCGCGATCGCGGACCGGCGCGACGATCGTCAACCCGGTGACGAGCAGTCCCCCTTCGCTCGGCGCGCTGTAAACGCACCACGTATCGCCGACCGCCTTAAAAACGTCTCGCGACAAATCGATCCCCAGATGGTTCTCCGCGAGCGCCAGTCCTTGCTCCAATTGCATCCTGGCCCGAGGGTCGATCTTTCCGGCGATGCTCGAGATGCCGCGATACACGCGGTCGAGATCGAGTCGCGCCGCAAAAGCGAACGTCGCATCTTCCGGGATAGAGGCCAAATCGGCGGGCGCGAGCGGATCGTCGCCGGTCAAATTGAAAATGCCCGCAGGCGGGCCTTCCATGCCGAGCAGCTCTCGGCTCGTCCAACCGCTCCCGTCCAGGCCGCTGACACTTGCCAGCGAGGTGAGAGTGTTCAATCCGAGCGCGTCGAGGACTTGCGGCGGGACGCCGCGACCAGGGCCGCCGGCCTCTTGCACGAGCGTCACAATCTTCTTGATATTCAGAAAATGGACCATCGCCGGGCGCTCGACCGGCAGCCGCTTGCGAATCGCGACGAGCCAGTTCGGCGGAGTCCCCTTGGTTCGCGCGACGATGCCGTCGGCCGAACCTTCGCCGACGCCGACGATCAGATACTTGGCGTCGATGCCCCATTCGACGACCGGCGCGCCTGCGGGCGTCGGAAGCCGCTGCCATTTTCCGCCCGCGGAGATTCCCGGTGGCAGTAGAGTCGCCAGCCGATCAAGCGAACCCTTCACCTCGTCGGTTTGGTCGCCGAGATTGATGATCATGCCACCCTGAATATCCGGCCCCCGCTGCCCGATCTTGAAATCCGAGACGAATAGCGCGGCCGGCCGGGTCAACGCCACCTTGATGAGCTTCGGCGCCTCCTGGGCGGCGATGGCTTCGGGACCCTGGGCATGCTCACGAAGCGCGGCCACGATCCGATGCTCCAGTTCCGCGCTGAAACGCTGAACTTCTTCCTCGGCCAAGAGCCGCTCGGTTTGGTTCTTACTCGCGGCGTCCGCCTTCGCGGTTCCCGACCAACTCAGATACCAGAGGCATTCCTCGGGCGCCGCGCTGGCCATCACGGGATCTTCCGGCAACGGCGGCAGTGAGAGGGGCAGCGGAAGACCGCCGCCGCCAAAGATCAACAACCAAGCCCAAACGGTAAATCCGGAAGCGGCGACCATTTCGAGTTCCCTCCTTTGAGCGAAGACGGTTCAACCGAAAACGAGACAAGTGCTTCGCCGCCGTCGAGCATAGCAATTGCCAAACCCAATGTCCAACTGAGCGGAGGATCGGCACTATCACCGTATTCGTCGCCGGCACGCAAACATTGGCAAGGCACGATCCCAGCGTCACGAAAAAATAGGGTCGTCGAACTCGTCCGCATCTATTTCGGAGGTTCCGTACCGGGTTCAGCGTCAGTCAATCTGCCGGCAATAACGTCGTACTTTTTTAGCCGGTTGGGTGAGCGAATAATGAGCGTTCGATTACCGTTCTCAAGCCGGAAGGCGTCGGTCGGCGACTTATCGAATGTCGCATCGAACTTCTGGTGAGCTACGAATTGCTGGGTGTCGAACACGACGACATTCAACTCGAAATACAACGACTCCGGATTTTTCGGCGGTAAATGGTACGCATTGATGTTCAGATAGGCACCTACCCACAAGTCGCTTCCGCTTACCGGTAGGTAGGACTCGCAGCAGGCTAGTTCGGAATGTGCGGGCGATAACTCACGCCGGGGCTTATCCTTTTCCTCAAGAAAGTATCGGATGTTCTTCGAATCAACCTGTCGATGAGGACCTTCAGGCGAGGGGTGTGTGGTTATCGTGAAACTTTGATCCGTGATAATTCTTTGAATCACTTGGCCCTGCGCGTTCATACGCTCGCCAACAATCTGCGGCGGCGGATGCTCGACTTCAGTCGACCCGCAACCCGCGGCGACGAGCATAACAAGACTGAGCCAAT harbors:
- a CDS encoding S1/P1 nuclease, which gives rise to MIRRLRIAIVGLVLLIRFAPSALAWNETGHMTVALIAYRRLSTEQKRHIAEILKAHPHYESLLLDSKPDDVDAAEWVFMRAAVWPDLVRPDRSGNKPESITKYHHGPWHYVDFPFVAPKDKDTIDAAQLKPNDPSLLTALPDCVLKFSHSDSTNEEKAINLCWILHLVGDVHQPLHCISLYNDENRRGDMGGNALAVRSHGTPTGLHAYWDDLLGTGTTYVAIDQIATTITASSVHDPDKMPELKKHPTVASWAAESHELAVALAYLNGKLKTASWRGWENREIQLDDIPELPEGYEANAREVACRRVALAGYRLADLLSQSMR
- a CDS encoding response regulator, producing the protein MHNPALLRRALVVDDSPTQAMDLRQRLVRGGFQVTVVPNGNEALKAVERQPPDVVLTDLVMPEMDGLELVRRLRGNHPGLPIILMTAAGSEETTVTALRIGAAGYVAKKNLGRDLFRTLENVLVHSRAATAAERAARHLTRTRSRFVLGNDCALLSPLIGRLQNNLSRFHLFDETEQTQIGMALREAVANAMEHGNLEANSQLREDDETVYHRLLDERRRESPYRERRVFVVAEESRGGVWYSIRDEGPGFNPALLPDPTDPANLERVSGRGLLLIHAFMDEVRHNSTGNEITMVKRVAVLNEA
- the larC gene encoding nickel pincer cofactor biosynthesis protein LarC; the encoded protein is MKIAYLDCPSGISGDMTLAALIDAGVDLAEIQAGIDSLGVADCRIVATEVKRKGFRALHVAVEHPPEHAHRHLHHITAMIDRSRLTDRQKETARRIFTRLGEAEAKVHGTTIEKVHFHEVGAVDSIVDIVGAAIGWELLGVERIVASPIPTGRGFVTIAHGRCSIPAPATAELLAGVPLAASEVEAELTTPTGAAILATLVESFGSIPPMRISRIGCGAGSRELTEQPNVLRLMVGTSADDAATLEQIWVVETNLDDASGELIGYCTTRLWEAGALDVYTTAIQMKKNRPGVMLSVLCSAADIERVEAVLFRETTTLGVRRWPVSRRKLDRRRHEVITAWGPIDGVLALMPGHPPSFSPEFETCRRVAAEKNLPLRVVIEAAQKAFDPGAI
- a CDS encoding response regulator — protein: MSRFRSRQSWLFVRRSAGLWAAVAASIGVLAMAGWAFGSESLRGVLPGPLGTSLLVLFTATIVVAFVWYTAHWLNRNDEEHRRIEQTLEEERHLLQTLMDNLPDHIYFKDEQSRFLRISRSHTVKFGLSDPQHAVGKTDYDFFTEEHAQQALGDEQQLVRGELPIIKKVEKETWPDGSATWVSTSKLPLRSKDGRIIGTFGISHDVTASKRAEELSQRAQQALREAKEAAEAANLAKSSFLANMSHEIRTPLNAVLGMTELVLGTQLNAEQRQYLNMVYEAGESLLGVINDVLDFSKIEAGKLELDPIPFNLRDRLGDAMRSLAFRAHSKRLELACRVEPRVPERLIADPIRLRQVVVNLVGNAIKFTEHGEIVVNVCTGDGTSTLHCSVRDTGIGIAAEKQAAVFEAFEQADSSTTRRYGGTGLGLAISTRLVELMGGRIWLESELGRGSTFHFTVPVTVAASDSAEPETTRATTLRQMRILVVDDNATNRTILAEILTNWEMRPDLAAGADEALAMMRAAVAVADPYLVVLADCHMPDADGFALSECVRQEPQLASAVILMISSSDKPGDISRCEEAGISAYLMKPIKQSELFDAIVAGLRISPTDEGPTEALLTSRRRTIGPQRILLVEDSVVNQKLAVALLGRAGHTITVADNGRIAVDRLKTDAFDIVLMDVQMPVMDGLEATAAIRARERQTGGHVPIIAMTAHAMKGDREQCLAAGMDGYVAKPIRSEELLAALEEFAKKTELPSDTPPRESKTSNLKSDVHSFQPGPSHFPKTRPRIPDEGQLAKSTFSATDALRKVGGDRALLEELADAFRAESRTLLTQLREAIEATDAASVRRAAHTLKGAAGVFGAHPACETAKQLESSGTSGDLSHAAEQFASLEVEIDRLNRALETHASLRP
- a CDS encoding response regulator; translation: MSSILIAEDSPTQAIQIKHLLITAGFRVEAVPDGIEALAAIERSPPDLVLTDLDMPRMNGLELVEAVHRRFPRVPVILMTAFGSDEVAARALEAGAASYVPKRNLEKDLLETIRDLLAVVEADREQARLSEFLIEYETRFELGNDLAAIAPIVAHVQADMAELKLVDETERTRVGIALEAALRSALHRGNPAWIETRLARDEAVFVVGHEGPGYDSTKLLGGNDTARLGSEADDGWLLVKSFMDRVTLSADGTQVTLIKRAAR